A genomic segment from Propioniciclava sp. MC1595 encodes:
- a CDS encoding methyltransferase domain-containing protein, whose translation MKYALMYRLGLTPWEHYAEVAQASIAEKLTRESADRSNRPLGRALDVGCGRGVHSAALARMGWDVVGIDMVPRAVEAANRTGLQGVRFEVADATKLPQAGLGHFDFFLDVGCYQSLDAIGRGGMGEGVTALANPGATLLMLALGPTSFHRLTEGVTHDQVVSGFPNWRLLSSEPADSRGLGWPLNRSHPTWYRFQLS comes from the coding sequence ATGAAGTACGCGCTCATGTACCGGCTCGGCCTGACCCCATGGGAGCACTACGCCGAGGTGGCGCAGGCAAGCATTGCCGAGAAGCTCACGCGCGAGAGCGCCGACCGCTCCAATCGTCCCCTGGGTCGCGCCCTCGACGTGGGCTGTGGACGCGGCGTCCACAGCGCCGCACTCGCCCGCATGGGATGGGACGTGGTGGGAATCGACATGGTTCCCCGCGCAGTCGAGGCGGCCAACCGCACGGGCCTCCAGGGTGTGCGGTTCGAAGTGGCAGACGCGACAAAGCTGCCGCAGGCAGGGTTGGGACACTTCGACTTCTTCCTCGATGTCGGTTGCTATCAAAGTCTGGACGCCATCGGCCGTGGGGGCATGGGCGAGGGCGTGACCGCCCTGGCCAACCCCGGCGCGACCTTGCTCATGCTGGCCCTTGGACCCACCTCCTTCCATCGCTTGACGGAGGGTGTTACCCACGACCAGGTCGTGAGCGGGTTCCCGAACTGGCGACTGCTCTCCAGCGAGCCCGCTGACAGTCGCGGCCTCGGGTGGCCGCTGAACCGCTCCCACCCCACCTGGTACCGATTCCAGCTGTCGTGA
- a CDS encoding P-loop ATPase, Sll1717 family: protein MRLTSRDTWPKPRNPLQRSNSGDVTPVDVDIRHWARPGADGGIADLRTGRSGPLADAGSGPLLAQTKGSGDRVCALPGISPSYDDHGLESRTAKGRDTRMAHEFFSSFGIAQSPFESTNADNEPSLGEYFVPPPYFASVMGNPSAPQSGIVFAPRGGGKTAQRRMIEDQSGGLGTFMCVTLDAFDQPPGGRPAGADLYYHLAQVCRALVLAVLIEMDSRPQAVALLDTADRKLLEAQIDHFLGRLSAADYETALRSVKTLGTKAQDFLKKYALPIGLLIEAVKAKYGLNFNLPQSASAPERQDASIRFHLNRLAEILVKLGYESTYVLVDKVDEAAFTGTPVRTYSFISALLTDLPTLELPNLAFKFFLWDAIAGAYDESGLARRDRIPIYTLNWSPSELSAMLQRRLAVYSGGRVNSFNDFLEPSAIDAHQIIVRLSAGSPRNMIRLSNRIVSEALRVDPGVGQIPESAVWAGLSVYANEIAHELIPKYLQELKRVDKVTFTAKHLGSEVFRISENAVRRKLQLWTDSGVVAKVDEIPNDGNRPLHLYGVVDPRVCLAMLQSEEPAIVLGNYMFVCRACQSVCISDRADFRCHACDATHHLSDATTLLEACRRG, encoded by the coding sequence ATGCGACTGACTAGCCGCGATACATGGCCGAAACCCCGAAATCCGCTGCAGAGGTCCAACTCAGGTGATGTCACGCCCGTCGACGTCGACATCCGCCACTGGGCACGACCGGGAGCGGACGGCGGCATAGCGGACCTCCGCACGGGCCGGTCGGGTCCCCTCGCCGACGCCGGGAGCGGGCCTCTTCTTGCCCAGACGAAGGGCTCCGGAGATCGTGTCTGTGCCTTGCCAGGCATCTCTCCAAGCTACGATGACCACGGATTGGAGTCGAGGACCGCGAAGGGACGTGACACGAGGATGGCTCACGAGTTCTTCAGCTCGTTTGGGATAGCGCAGAGTCCGTTCGAGAGCACGAATGCCGATAACGAACCTTCCCTGGGTGAGTATTTCGTCCCTCCCCCGTATTTTGCTTCAGTTATGGGTAACCCATCGGCACCCCAGTCTGGCATCGTGTTCGCACCGCGTGGCGGTGGAAAAACCGCACAGCGCCGCATGATCGAGGATCAGTCTGGTGGCCTCGGCACCTTTATGTGCGTTACTCTAGATGCATTTGATCAGCCACCTGGCGGGCGCCCAGCCGGTGCCGATCTGTACTACCATCTCGCGCAGGTCTGCAGGGCTTTGGTTTTGGCTGTTCTGATTGAGATGGACTCCCGCCCACAGGCTGTGGCGCTCCTTGATACCGCCGACCGAAAGCTTCTCGAGGCGCAGATCGACCATTTTCTGGGCAGACTGTCCGCGGCGGACTACGAGACGGCGCTTCGAAGCGTCAAGACGCTTGGAACCAAGGCCCAAGACTTCCTCAAGAAGTATGCGTTGCCAATAGGGCTCCTGATTGAGGCTGTTAAAGCGAAGTATGGTCTCAACTTCAACTTGCCGCAGTCAGCATCGGCGCCCGAGCGTCAAGATGCCAGCATCCGATTTCACCTCAATCGGCTAGCGGAAATCTTGGTAAAGCTAGGCTACGAGTCAACCTACGTGCTAGTCGACAAGGTGGACGAGGCCGCCTTCACAGGAACTCCAGTTCGCACGTACTCCTTCATCAGCGCCTTGCTGACGGACCTACCGACGCTAGAGCTTCCGAACCTCGCGTTCAAGTTCTTTCTCTGGGATGCAATCGCGGGGGCGTATGACGAAAGCGGGCTGGCGCGTCGGGATCGGATCCCAATCTACACGTTAAACTGGTCTCCAAGTGAGCTATCCGCCATGCTTCAACGCCGCCTTGCGGTGTACTCGGGGGGCAGAGTTAATTCATTCAACGACTTCTTGGAGCCGTCCGCCATTGACGCCCATCAAATCATTGTGAGATTGTCCGCGGGATCGCCTCGCAACATGATTCGCTTGTCCAACAGAATCGTTTCAGAGGCACTTCGTGTTGACCCGGGGGTTGGGCAAATACCCGAGTCCGCTGTTTGGGCTGGCTTGTCGGTGTATGCCAATGAAATCGCGCATGAACTGATTCCGAAATATCTTCAGGAACTCAAGCGTGTTGACAAGGTGACATTCACGGCGAAACATCTTGGCAGCGAAGTGTTCCGCATTTCTGAGAACGCTGTACGGCGCAAGCTCCAACTGTGGACCGATTCGGGAGTCGTGGCCAAGGTTGACGAGATTCCAAACGATGGCAACCGCCCGCTGCACCTCTACGGCGTCGTAGATCCTCGGGTTTGCCTAGCCATGCTTCAAAGCGAAGAGCCCGCAATCGTCTTGGGCAATTACATGTTCGTGTGCCGCGCCTGTCAGTCGGTTTGCATTTCTGATCGTGCAGACTTCCGTTGTCACGCGTGCGATGCCACCCACCACCTGTCTGATGCAACTACCCTCTTGGAGGCGTGCCGGCGTGGATGA
- a CDS encoding CHAT domain-containing protein: protein MSEAEVGQTADTVVQAPRPIYIVACDISGTDEAPYEPVLTEPGPKTGVTSFDEELLAALPALWYAMHLPKTRFEVIDMPLRAIRANVSESRAHRILLMPAGLLHEPTALRLMGRHGEPTIVLCPGEHLEAAKAASQQLGCVLEPATFGSLSQESLDANWERLARSWARQFPPGVPILPKAPVWVPRISRQGSHLAWKNFNRLLGHQRELPPELEDPYDMALRTLDARVRVESLTQLEDAGTDPLDVASRMEDLFPEVAASIKMPLALSLMGVSPTYERSVRQGKRAEGGHDGTRGHDLVTDEDVADVLSLVVGHQAAGSDSMGVVLPDSIPPEAFHALADLERYWEAGRMAPAKERKLRNRLDDTMAWLWNDRLQWALRSASHVDAYTNFPIGLLRVPGHTAPLAAQVPIAYRPLNPLTRTLQQQLGPDDFTDLSAGFTVLVAECIKAEDPIGKDSRIAWSGLREAVGLSSAPTKVVIEETLSAKAVREEIERHHPDVLIVSAHGVYAREQNVAGLRIGDDFSLGLDLGPMPPLVVLSACASGPRGGGAVAVTDLLIRQGADAVISTLVPVRVHHNAVFMSRLFLYIGEAINGRENHTTLMDLWHRVQANTVILDILYGNARLGEWGHRATNGLTPVAEFMGRRAAGRIRSSHLYEDTEAVLLEIADDQGMRDKVENWLRTPGYVPESMMYTVVGDPTRIRFRPSQLRQRSRS, encoded by the coding sequence ATGAGCGAAGCTGAAGTCGGGCAAACGGCGGACACCGTTGTCCAGGCTCCCCGGCCGATCTATATCGTTGCGTGCGACATCTCAGGAACCGATGAAGCTCCATATGAGCCTGTGCTCACCGAACCAGGCCCAAAGACTGGTGTCACGTCCTTCGATGAAGAGTTGCTCGCCGCGCTTCCAGCGCTCTGGTACGCCATGCATCTACCCAAGACGCGGTTCGAGGTCATCGACATGCCGCTCCGTGCGATTCGCGCCAACGTTTCCGAAAGCCGGGCCCATCGGATCCTCCTGATGCCAGCAGGCCTCCTTCACGAGCCAACCGCGCTGAGGCTTATGGGGCGGCACGGCGAACCAACGATCGTACTTTGCCCTGGAGAGCACCTCGAAGCCGCGAAGGCAGCGTCGCAACAGCTCGGTTGCGTGCTCGAACCCGCAACCTTCGGCTCCTTGAGCCAGGAAAGCTTGGACGCAAACTGGGAGAGGCTCGCGCGGAGTTGGGCCCGCCAGTTCCCCCCGGGAGTCCCCATACTGCCGAAAGCGCCGGTGTGGGTTCCAAGAATCTCCCGCCAAGGGTCACACTTGGCGTGGAAGAACTTCAACCGACTTCTCGGCCATCAGCGTGAACTTCCGCCGGAGCTCGAGGATCCCTATGACATGGCCTTGCGAACCCTTGACGCGCGAGTTCGCGTGGAGTCGTTGACGCAGTTGGAAGACGCGGGGACCGATCCGTTGGATGTGGCATCCAGAATGGAGGACCTATTCCCGGAGGTGGCGGCCTCCATCAAGATGCCCCTCGCCCTTTCATTGATGGGAGTATCCCCAACATACGAGCGCTCCGTCAGGCAGGGGAAGCGCGCCGAAGGTGGACATGATGGGACCCGCGGACACGATCTCGTTACGGACGAAGACGTGGCGGACGTGTTGTCCCTCGTAGTCGGTCACCAAGCCGCTGGCTCCGATTCCATGGGAGTGGTCCTTCCAGACTCAATTCCTCCAGAGGCATTCCACGCGCTCGCCGACCTGGAGCGTTATTGGGAAGCGGGCAGGATGGCGCCCGCCAAAGAGCGGAAGCTGCGTAATCGACTAGACGACACCATGGCATGGCTGTGGAACGACCGGCTTCAATGGGCATTGCGCTCCGCGTCCCATGTCGATGCTTATACCAACTTCCCCATCGGTCTGCTCCGAGTCCCGGGGCACACTGCACCACTTGCGGCGCAGGTCCCGATCGCGTATAGACCGCTGAATCCACTCACTCGAACTCTTCAGCAGCAGTTGGGGCCCGACGACTTCACAGATCTTTCCGCTGGGTTCACTGTCTTGGTGGCCGAATGCATCAAAGCCGAAGACCCAATCGGAAAGGACTCCCGGATCGCATGGTCTGGCTTACGCGAAGCCGTCGGCCTGTCGAGCGCTCCGACGAAGGTCGTGATCGAGGAAACGCTGAGCGCCAAGGCCGTCCGCGAGGAGATTGAACGCCATCATCCGGATGTCCTCATCGTCAGCGCGCACGGAGTCTACGCCCGCGAGCAGAATGTAGCCGGACTCCGCATAGGGGACGACTTCAGCCTCGGACTCGACCTTGGGCCCATGCCCCCCCTCGTGGTCCTTAGTGCGTGCGCATCCGGCCCGCGAGGGGGCGGCGCCGTAGCAGTCACTGATCTCCTCATCCGCCAGGGCGCGGATGCAGTGATCAGCACGTTGGTTCCCGTGCGTGTCCACCACAACGCGGTTTTCATGAGCCGACTCTTCCTCTACATCGGCGAGGCAATCAACGGTAGGGAGAACCACACCACCCTTATGGACTTGTGGCACAGAGTGCAAGCCAACACCGTAATCCTTGACATCCTGTACGGCAACGCCCGACTGGGTGAGTGGGGACACCGCGCCACTAATGGTTTGACTCCAGTTGCGGAGTTCATGGGGCGCCGCGCGGCCGGGAGAATCCGATCGAGCCATCTTTATGAGGACACAGAGGCCGTGCTCCTGGAGATCGCGGACGATCAAGGCATGAGAGACAAGGTCGAGAACTGGCTGCGCACGCCAGGGTATGTTCCGGAGTCGATGATGTACACCGTCGTGGGTGACCCGACACGAATCCGCTTCCGCCCGTCCCAACTGCGTCAGCGTAGCCGAAGCTAG
- a CDS encoding type II toxin-antitoxin system PemK/MazF family toxin, with the protein MGWLMLRGEIRLVDLEPARAGEADKRRPAVIVSNDNANAIAARLGRGVVTVVPVTSNIARVFPFQVLLSAHETGIHVDSKAQAEQVRSVSVARLGPVIGRIPTHLMSQLDDALRLHLQL; encoded by the coding sequence ATGGGCTGGCTGATGCTCCGCGGTGAGATCCGGTTGGTCGATCTGGAACCTGCCCGCGCAGGAGAGGCGGACAAGCGTAGGCCGGCAGTCATCGTGAGCAACGACAACGCAAACGCCATCGCAGCCAGGCTGGGTCGAGGCGTCGTCACCGTGGTACCCGTCACCAGCAACATCGCGAGGGTCTTCCCCTTCCAGGTCCTCCTCTCCGCTCATGAAACAGGCATCCATGTGGATTCGAAAGCCCAAGCTGAACAAGTTCGTTCGGTTTCGGTGGCACGACTCGGTCCCGTCATTGGCCGCATTCCCACCCACCTGATGTCCCAACTCGACGACGCCCTGCGCCTGCACCTCCAACTCTGA
- a CDS encoding ribbon-helix-helix domain-containing protein, which yields MGQVKLSVSLSESEVAALDKYAHAAGLKSRSAAIQQAIRLLGDAELQTAYEAAWQEWEDSGDADAWDSAAADGLADAPR from the coding sequence ATGGGTCAGGTGAAGTTGAGTGTGAGTCTCTCCGAGAGCGAGGTCGCAGCCTTGGACAAGTACGCCCACGCTGCTGGCCTGAAGTCGCGCTCCGCGGCCATCCAGCAGGCGATCAGGCTACTTGGCGACGCAGAACTCCAGACCGCCTACGAAGCTGCTTGGCAGGAGTGGGAGGACTCGGGTGACGCCGACGCGTGGGATTCCGCCGCTGCCGATGGGCTGGCTGATGCTCCGCGGTGA
- a CDS encoding TetR/AcrR family transcriptional regulator yields the protein MRRHARTDLLDAAQSRLAEHGYAGTSIRDLAADFGIKESSVYKHFSSKQALLETVLARADERVAATATALGVSDDDTPTPPPRPTTASFSTA from the coding sequence ATGCGACGCCACGCCCGCACCGACTTGTTGGACGCCGCGCAGTCCCGGCTGGCCGAACACGGCTACGCGGGCACGTCGATCCGCGACCTGGCGGCCGATTTCGGCATCAAGGAAAGCTCGGTCTACAAGCACTTCTCCAGCAAGCAGGCACTGCTGGAGACCGTGTTGGCCCGCGCCGATGAGCGGGTGGCCGCGACGGCCACTGCGCTGGGGGTTTCGGATGATGACACCCCGACGCCGCCGCCGCGACCTACGACGGCATCATTCTCGACCGCCTGA